The stretch of DNA TAATAGTCCCCATGGCCATATCAGCTTTTTAAAGTTTTCAAAGACAACATGTCACATtaattttcaacaccaatagaTGCTTGAATTGTGATGGACCATgtgggaaaaaaaagaaaaaagtgctTGCAAAAATGACAGGATGGGTGGGGGCTCTTGTGTGAGATGATTTAAGCCAATGGAAGAATGTTGTTCACGTGGCTGCACTTTGTCTTGACAGTGATATAATGAGTTAGAATCAAAGTAGAATATATGTTCTcaagggaaaaaaaataaaaggaatataTGACAGCTGCTAAtgtaacaaaaatttatttaaatcttaATTGATAGCGATAACTTTTAATTTCATATAGTAATTGTTTGATCTAACAAATCGGAGCATGGGCGTTTATGATGGTACAAtggaataatattttaaaatgatgtTTAGCTTGATCAcagtttttttttagaaaaaaggaaaaagaacaaCCATGGTAGTTGCTAAGAAATTCAGATACTTAAACATTGATCATGACCCTCATTCAGTCATTTGATGTCCTCCCTCCAATAAAGGCTAAAAGACTTCAGTGCATTGGTTTCAGAATAACACCGAGAAACAGGGCTTGATTTTGAATACTCTCCAAATCTTTGTGTTAAGTCATTAGCACAGCTGGTAAAATTTGGATACAACTACTAATAATTATAAGAGCCTCATTTAGCATCCTTTTGGCTAAAGGTTGAAGGCTAAAAAATCTTATTTCCATTACTTTTCGAGAGTTAATTATCGAAATATGACTctcttaaaatatattattaatatttaatatgcCAACCCTTTTATCAATATAGCATTATTATAACATTGTTCAGTGTTTACACATAAGGTTACATTAGTAAAATAGTGGAAATAGTAGTTTTATTTGCTCTCTCTTGTCTGATAATTTGTAAAGAGTTCTCATAATTTGATTGAACCAAAAATCTAATGAACTAATAGAAGAACTATATTGTAATATCACTGTCAAAattgatttatatatttaattttattggttTTAAGCTTTTGACGCAAGTGATTTCACAATAGATCTTCTATTACCAAAAGATCTTAAATTTGATCTTCGTTACTTTCAAGAGAAAGAAATTTAGTATAAgacaaaccaaaagaaaaaagaaaaaaaaaatacatgcaCAAGCATGTTTCAAATCCATGTCTCCTCTTATCGGCTAATACTATAGTTAAGAGTGAATATTACTTTTTTtcagtaaagaaaaaaaaaatcccaaaatCAATTCATGTGTATTGTACATCTTCTTCATTTTCCATTTAATTCTACTcttcaccaaattttttttcctaaGTTACAAATTAGCCAGAAAAGTGGAATCTGATTATGATTTTGTTAATCAATAATATTGAATTAGTATCTACCTAGTCCTGGATACTAATAGAGTTAGTGTTTCCCAAAACACAagtctttgtttttttttgtggcAGATAATACTGTAAGCTTGAAAGGGATAAGTAATGTCTATTGATTCATAGGGTTAATATCCTATCTATCAACCAACAAAGAAAATTAGTTAGTTCATTActtgaaaaagataatttagAGAGAGATGCAAGTGATTAATTTaacatttatctttattttcagttgaAGTATCATTGTCAACAGGTAAAAGTTATTTTGTTCAGAAAAATGATATATTGTATAACAACAAACTTGGAATAGTACATATTAGTGGTACAACACTGAAGGGGACAAGGCCACAAGGGTCTCTGGTGTGGATAAGAAGATTGGCCACACATTATTCAAAATTCAAGTCTATCTATGGAATATGGACTACGGAGTACCCAACCTTCCATTAATTGGGCATAAAAATAGTGGCTACCAACAACAAACACTAAATGCTCAAGTTCTCAAAATTGCGGAACTTAATGATCAATTCCTTTTGAAGCCACAACAGAAGAGAGATCAGATTCATCAAGAgaaataattcttaaaattgattataaattgaattgagttCGTTCTTGCTGTACGAATTTTTAATACTACTTTAAGAATGGAAGACAGAATGCCACCAATAATAGATCGTACAACACTCACTAGTCTAACAGCTAAAAAAGAAAGATTCATTCCAGCATATATTTCAGACCCCAATTCCTTTCTCGTGGCAAAGTTCTTCCAGCTAAGCAATAAAAAACACACTCACTTTGTGTAGAGAACATCCTCCCATGGGTGGCGGTAGAGCGGCTGCTTCAATCTCTTTTGGTCAAAGGTGTGcctgaaaatataaaattaaggaACAACCAATGAGAACAAGCCACAtagtgttttttttcttttcttttcaggGGGTAGATGCTGGATGAGATAGATCAATTGATTCAAACAAGATCATCCAATCAGGCATAGACAGCATGTGACTGAGGACCAGCTAACTGAAGTGGAACTCAATGAATTGTGCATAAAAGGCGCAAAACTGTGCTCTTTAAGAGAAATgtgcatatttaaattaatgaaCTCACCCAATCAGACCTATGGAGCGTGCCAGAACAAAGAGACCATTCAGATAGCCGATCTCCACAATTTCATCAATCTCTTGCTTGGTGAACATTCCACTACCAGCAAGAAGATCCAAGAAAAGGGACCCAATCGCACCGTCTACATTAAGAACTAGATTATTTGCCTTTGTAAGGGTGTAGGCTTCAACTTGAACAGCATATTCCATGTATTTCACGGAAGGAAAATGAGTCCGTGCAAATTTCTGTAGCAGTTCAACTCTCTTATCCTTGTTGTCACGATTCTTGATCCTTTtacacaaaaaacaaaaattaagatattcagatatattttaaagaaaagaaaagcctCGTCAAGAGGTTACAATTACATCTACAAGTTGATCTCACCAGTGCCAAGTATACAGGTTATATACAACTACAGAGAAACCAATTATTGCTTAATAAATTAACAGACAGTATTATGATACCTGTGCCCTATTCCTGGCACACGAATGCCCttcttcttcatattttctACAAATTCATAAGGTGTAAGGCCCTGTGGTAACAGAAAGTATACTACTGCATGTTAGATTCTTTTCAAATGTTGTAGTATTATAGAAAGGAGTAAAGGTGCATCTATAAATTCCCACTCCCCCTGAAATATGTTGATTCCCTtcctctaaaaattttattaatcataccCTATCATGAGCATCCTTGAAGTAGCGAGCAgcatcatcaatggcacctccAAATCGAGGACCAATTGTAAGCAAACCTGTTTCAGAAGCTCATGAATTACTAACCACATCAAGACATTGCTAACATCTATGGTCACCCTGCCAAGCCTGCTTCAAAATGGAGAAAGGCGTGTATTTACCTGATACAAGACTGGAAACTAGGTCCTTCCCAGCCCTTGCTGTCACAATAGTATTGTGAGCACCTGAGACACAGGGACCATGGTCGGCACATAGCATGATGCAGATCTGACCAATGTAAGTTACCAGAAAGATATTATCAAGTCTTCTTTAGCGATAAATATCTAAATGGAAAACTGGCACCACAATGAATCACCTAAAGAAAAGCTTGAACATGGCTCAAGAGATGCATAAAGAAGAAAGCAAGAGCAAACACTCGAGAATAGCTCTGCTGTATTGAAAACCCTACCTCAATAAATTGAGTACAGTAACGTGGAAGGCTGCGTTTAAACCACAAAAGAGAGATAACATCACCCACACCAAAACCTTTTTCGACAATGGAAGACATGGGTACACCAGCATAGCATGGCTCCTCACCTTTGgaaaattttggaagaaaatttAGTTCTGTTGTACTCGAGCGTCTAAGCCACAAAATCATTAGTGGTTCCCAACATACCTCTGTCATCAGAAATGGTGGAAATGATATGAGTAGGAGCTCGGACTTTTCCACTCTTGATTGCAGAGTTTAGGTCCTCAGGGATTGGTGGAGGAGTAATCTCCTTCACTGGCATGATCTTTCCTTCTTCAACCTACCAAATAATAAGCCAACCCCGATATTAAATTTATCGCTAATAACGGAAATAAAACAAGACTTGTTTAAAGCATTGCCAACTTATGGGGAAAAGGAGAGGGAAGAATAATCAATCAAAGATAGATTTCATGATACATGAAAACTGACCAATTTGTCAAATGTCTCTTTAATTGCAGCTTCCAAAGCTTCATATGAAGTGGGAACAACAGCTCCAGCATCCTTTAGTGCCTGATTTTTTGCTTGGGCAGACTCCATCTCACCCCCACTCTTAGCTCCCTGATATACAAAAGTGCCAATGGAATTAACAGTGCTGTCCTTCTGATGaatgatttaatttataaattagcCAAAGAAAAGGGAGCAGTGACATACAGCATGACCAAATTGCACTTCAGATTTGAAGAGTCTTGCACAGGTTCCACTAACCCAGGCAACAACTGGTTTtgttacttttccttgttttagGGCTTCAACTAGGGAATACTCATCTCGGCCACCAAGCTCCCCAAGTACTACTATCATTTTAACCTGAGGTAAGGTTCAATGTAATTCCAGGTTTGTATACTAATTCCCATCAGTTATACACGCTTTCTAAATACTCTTTTGTAACTCACCAACCTGAAAGTGAAAATTTTACCTGTGGTATATTGTTAAACCGCAAAACATGATCAGAAAGAGTGGAACCAGGGAAAACATCTCCTCCAATGGCAATGCCTAtggcaaaacaaaataaaaataactcaGCATCAGcatcaaaatattcaaattagtgGCATATAAACCTGGTATTACCTTCATAAATTCCATCAGATACACGGCCAATAGTGTTGTATAATTCGTTGGACATTCCACCCTGCAGTTTATAGAAGGTTGTTTTCTCTCAGAATCATCAAATACCCAGCCAAAAGCAATAACACACAGATTTTCTATAGACCTTTGTATTCTTAACATTAAACAAAATCAGTTTCAAGGAAAACTGTTGCCTTAGATAAAGATATAACCATTGCCATTATTTATCAACGGTAAAGAGGGTGGGAAAATCTGGCAATGAATGCTAACAAAAGCTATTAAGCAAGTTAACAACCTATGTTTCACCATAGTTATGATCACAATGTCATCATTTCCACTGTGAAATCAAAGATCAGACTGAGTTCAATGCTGACCAAAAATATGGTGTCTGAGTGAACCCACAGAATTGCAATACAAGTCCATTCCAATTTGTGCTGTTGCACTAGCACCTACATGTAGTTTTACCATCTATCTATACATACTGAACCTACTAAAGCCTAAAAATGGTTAGAAGCGAATGCCTAGAGATTATACTAATCGAGTTGTTAGATGAAGTTATGATCCATATACAGGCAAAACACATAATTTGTATTAATCTCATGGGATAATTATGAAATTTCTTGCAACAGCTATTTTGAAGTAGAATTAGCTCCAACTTGTCAAATCTTAATCTGGTTATAAGACAGTGAAGAATAAAAAAGTATCAAATTTGAcatcaaaaagtaaaaaatataggAGCACAAGACATCTTGAACTAATCTTAGAGATCCTTATACAAGAGGGGGTTCCCGGAcaagattattttaaaataaataaataataatcacaGTAGTAAAAGAATATAAGATCTATCCTGAGTATgagaaagatgatgatgatggtaatGCAACACATACAGATTTAGAAACAAATCCAACAGATCCGGGCCTGTAGAGCTTGCAGTGAATTATATTATCAATTGTTCCAGCTGTGTCACCAATTTTAAATGCACCGGCTTGAATTCCTCCAACAGTGGCCGGACCAATAACAACCTATAATATCAGGAGATTAAAGTAAGTCCAGGTTATTCTATTTAACTGTTGCGTTGATTTGGTTTCAGTTTCGTTTCAACTTTCACCTTATTGTTTGCCCTGGCATACGCAATCAATTGCTTAGTGTCTGATTCGGGTACTCCTTCAGCAATTATAGCAACAACTCTAACTGTTGGTTGCTTCAAAGCAGACATGGACGATGCGGCAGCACTGTATTTAAATTAAACCTTTTTCATTGTCCTCATGTACTGTTAATTAAGATGCCATAGGCTCAAAGTAATAGTAAATTATTTACTGACCTTCTAAATGATGCAAAATTGATGAAGACATCAGCAGTAGGATGTGCAGCACAAGCTGCTTCAATGCTGCAAAATAACCCAACATTCAACTATCAACACATTACGCTTGGACAAACAAGAATTTCATTACAAATACAATACAGGATGGTTCCTTTGTATTCACTGGTGTGttatgatgatgaaaaaatgtCATTCCTCAATGACCAGTttcaaaaccaaacttaaagcaGGAAAAGGATAGTCTGTATTTAGAGATAGACAAGCAACAGATTCACATACCTAGCATGAACCGGGATTGCAATTTCTTCCTGACCAAAAAAAAGCTTCTGAAATCCCTCAGAGCCAGGATTAATTATTCCAGCTACTGATGGTGTTTCCCTTCCTATGAATAGAAAATTTGAGCTTCCATTAATAATAAGACAAATATCAAAACcattttataattttctctAGCATGTCTGAATGAATAATAAGATATAGAGCCAATATATACCACAAAGAAAGTCGAAATCAAGCATCCGCTGGATGGGCAGTTGCTTGTAGTTGTAAAACAATGCTTGTGTAGTTCGGGAGAATAGTTGCCCAGTTGCCATGATGAATAAATAGATAGATCTGATGACAAACTAGTATATTACAATCTATATTGCAACAGAAGCAATATAAAGGAATGCTTGGTACATTATTGTAACAAACGTCATACAAttaaaatgtaaattacagaaactgacaatatatatattaaaaacttatCATGTTCTCCAGTTGAAATCAAATATAGAGAATAGCATCTAACTTTGAGATCAAAATATGGactggagattaaagaagatatGCTTTTGTATGATTAACATCTCACAATAAACAATCACGTGAATTCTAGATCTTAGTAATCACATAAGGGGAAAACCAGAAACAAGAAGTGAAGGCCCAGAACTTCATTAATCTGATATCAAACAGATTCGAAGGGTGAAGTAGAAAACCAATCTGAAAGATATAACTAATCTTGCAACAAAATAGAGTACACCAACCACACTGAAAACCAATTTGGAATTCCAAATGGCTGCAACCCAGAAAGGAAGACAACAATACAGGCATAGTTTCAAGCTCACAATTGCACTCACCAGTAAAGACAACCTCTTTTTCGGTTTTTGGGTAAGATACTAAGAGAAGCTTTGGCTGACTACAATCTGAATCCCTTACATTGCTTTTCAAGGTAGCTTAGGATCACATTCCACTTACTCTGTAACTAACCAGTTTTGACTATCAACTAACAAATACACCACCTAACACTCATGAATGATGACTCAACAATTCACCAATCACGACAACAGAGAAAAAAAGCAGCATCAcattaattacaaatttgaaaaaacaaaaaaggaagcTTGTCAATGAAGCAGATCCATCAAATGACCAAAGCTTCTTTTTAGACAACAAACGCCAACCAAACAAGAAGCACATTTTAGTTTTCACCATATTGCATTCAAACTCAgcccaaaacaaaaaacaaaactaaaaaccGAAACATGTCAATGTCAGAATCGGAATCTAATACCGAATGCACACGAGATCGGCGAAACTTGAACTCcaaacaaccaaacaaaaaTCTAAAAAGTTCTGAATTCCGACACGAATACAGAAGATACGCCGCAGATTTCGAACTGATCATGCAAACAACGCAATCAAGATAgactaaaacaaaaacaacaacagtAAAGACGAAGAAGAATGAACAAATGAATGCATCATCTAAGTGAAACTAGGAATTGAAATGAAGATTAACATGAATTGAACATCAAGAGGATGTAAAAAACGAGATCTACGATGGcgaagaggaaagaaagagctGAGTTAGGTGGTTAGAGTTAGTTAGTTAGAGCGAGTGCGAACCTTGTTGACTCGGGTGAGGAGGTGAGTGGAAGAGAGAGCGAGTTGGGAAATTGGAAATGAAAGCCGggggagagaagagagagggggtttatatagtgagggaGAAGGGGGAGGGTGTGTGTCACGTGACAAGTGAGGATGGGGTTAGTTGGGGGGAGCAAGCGTTGTTGCGTAGGTGGCTTCGCTGTACAAAATTTACTTCCtctcttttctttgtctttcttcGTTTTACAAAAGAAGGAAGGTGGCTTGGATGGTTGGCGTTGGAGTTAGGTAGCTCCCTATCTCACCCTACTAACTAATGCATTAAGAaactaatttgaattttcacttgtttacttaaataaatattaaaaatttaaattctattttatatatacatgtaaCAATTTATTAAACAGTAGCAGCAGATCTTTAAAAACTAATGCactatgacaaaaaaaaaactattagaaactaaattttaattagttaatattaattaatttttattatagcattgtttttttttatggaaGTTAAAGTTTAAAGTTAGCATTtagaattaataattaaaaaaatattttcaaaaagtttactCGTGCATCTACTACTTCTTTCTAGTATTATATATTCCTTCATCTTTCTTATGCAACACAGGAAGTTTGACTTTACCAAATAACCTTTTAGTCACAAGTATCAATTAGGAAGtggaatgttttttttttatcctacTCTTACGCTATAATCCTACAAACaagtttacatttttttttttcaatgaaaaaggGGGAAGAATAAGGAAactgttttgaaaaaaaaaatttagaacaaaacatctctatatatttaaaaaactaCCATTGaccttttatttatgaaaaatacttaaaatcattttaaaaatttatttttattaaatattttcactTAAAAATAATCGTTATACGAAAATACttgtcaaaaaattaaaatgagtttACTATTGTCCACAAAAATACTGTATGTAgttcttaattaaaaataattttaaaatctaaattgagaaaatataataaattttttatgacagaatataatttttcattttttagtttctcAATATATTCGGTTAATATAACTCTTTAACAATCGTTTTGGTTAAGGTTatgatattttatgtttttcacAAAAGTGTCAACTTGGTCCTTGTTTATGGAAATTCTATTATAGACAGTAGGTTAATTAGTTCAAGTCAATAATGACCTTATTTGAGTAAAACtcaatctattttatttaaatttatatcctttaaaataaaaagttggtaaaattgtaaaataatagAGTTTGTTTTTTGTATAGCTGTCAAGTTGGTTAGTTTGTTAGACATAATTATAGCACTATTAGTTAGtaatttattttcccttttgttatatatattgtaATTGGTACTCAGTACTCTGTGATGGTTCTTTTAATCAATTATTCTCTCTTTTCACTTCTTTTCAATTCTTCTTCCATTACTTTAAATTTCAATGACATGAGAGTACATCACcaaccttcttcttttcttataattatttttgtaattcacTTGAATTTTAAGCTTGGTATCATTttacatggtatcagagcgaGAAGATCCAATTATGGCAGATAATTTAGCTAATCCGAATGCAAGCCCTTCATCAAATTCCGCTGCAGATTTTAAGAATTTCACCGCTTTCATGCGTCAATTCTCTCAGTTCCAGGCACATCTTGGCAGATCTAGTTCCTCTTCTGCAATTTCTGATCCGATTAGtccttattttcttcatctAGGAGAAAGTCCTGGTTTGGCTCTAATTCCGCTTAAGTTGACACCTCAAAATTATTATCAGTGGTCGCACGATATGTGGAGAGCACTCAGATCGAAGAACAAGGTGAAATTCCTCGATGGATCCATTCTAAAACCAGGTGAAGGTGATCCTAATTTTGAAGCATGGGATAGGTGTAACAATTTTCTCCTCTTAGAAAATTTACGTGCTATTCCTAGTTGTGTTGCTTGTGTTAATGGATGTTCATGTGGATTACGAATTGTTCGAGACTATGCTTTTGAGGAATATATTGTCAAATTCTTAAAAGGATTGAATGAGCAATATTCAAATGTTAAATCACAAATCATGCTAATGGAGCCGTTACCTGAAATCAACACAGTACTATCTATGTTAATCCAACAAGAGCAAGAATTGAATTGTGACCCGTCAAATAGCAACATAGTGACTAACTCTTTAGAGGTGCAAAACTCAACTGGAGGCAGTTCATTTTCTGGAAGAGGCAGAGGCCATGGACGAAATTCAGGTAGAGGAGGAAATCAAAAATCTTATAGTCGAGGCTACACTTCAAAGTTTTGTAGCTACTGTAATCGAATTGGTCATTTAGCAGAGACATGCTATAAGAAAAATGGCTTTCCTACTCACCAAAAGCAGCGAGTAGCCAATCAACTTAGCACTGACGAGATAGTTGAGAATTCTAGTGCTGAGATTGCTGATTCTAACCAGGATAAAAAGAGCGATGATACAGTACTTGTGTTGACTCCAGATCAGAAGGAAACCTTACTAGTACTCCTTCAACAACCACGCATGCCAACTTCAAATAGTGTAAACCACATTACTTCTTCGGCCACCCTTACTCAACCAAAAGGTAGGCATTGCTTGAGTGTATCATCAAATTTTACTAAAACTTCTTGGATACTTGACAGTGGAGCTACTGATCATGCATCCTATATTCAAGAGTCTTTCAAAACTTTTCATTATATGATACCAGTTTTGGTAAATCTACATGATGGTTCTACCACTAC from Arachis duranensis cultivar V14167 chromosome 4, aradu.V14167.gnm2.J7QH, whole genome shotgun sequence encodes:
- the LOC107483416 gene encoding ATP-citrate synthase beta chain protein 1, yielding MATGQLFSRTTQALFYNYKQLPIQRMLDFDFLCGRETPSVAGIINPGSEGFQKLFFGQEEIAIPVHASIEAACAAHPTADVFINFASFRSAAASSMSALKQPTVRVVAIIAEGVPESDTKQLIAYARANNKVVIGPATVGGIQAGAFKIGDTAGTIDNIIHCKLYRPGSVGFVSKSGGMSNELYNTIGRVSDGIYEGIAIGGDVFPGSTLSDHVLRFNNIPQVKMIVVLGELGGRDEYSLVEALKQGKVTKPVVAWVSGTCARLFKSEVQFGHAGAKSGGEMESAQAKNQALKDAGAVVPTSYEALEAAIKETFDKLVEEGKIMPVKEITPPPIPEDLNSAIKSGKVRAPTHIISTISDDRGEEPCYAGVPMSSIVEKGFGVGDVISLLWFKRSLPRYCTQFIEICIMLCADHGPCVSGAHNTIVTARAGKDLVSSLVSGLLTIGPRFGGAIDDAARYFKDAHDRGLTPYEFVENMKKKGIRVPGIGHRIKNRDNKDKRVELLQKFARTHFPSVKYMEYAVQVEAYTLTKANNLVLNVDGAIGSLFLDLLAGSGMFTKQEIDEIVEIGYLNGLFVLARSIGLIGHTFDQKRLKQPLYRHPWEDVLYTK